One genomic window of Arcobacter lacus includes the following:
- a CDS encoding metal/formaldehyde-sensitive transcriptional repressor translates to MAYCCDVERKKLQNRISRIHGQIHSLKNKFDDEKFKLEEDPYETIRQLTAIKGAVTGMITSYVEHFAKGHMIENIKNGTQADAEAQIDNLLEIIKVYGK, encoded by the coding sequence GTGGCATATTGTTGTGATGTAGAAAGAAAAAAATTACAAAATAGAATAAGCAGAATTCATGGACAAATACACTCTTTAAAAAATAAATTTGATGATGAAAAATTTAAATTAGAAGAGGATCCTTATGAAACTATTAGACAATTAACAGCAATAAAAGGAGCTGTTACAGGAATGATTACTTCATATGTTGAACATTTTGCAAAAGGGCATATGATAGAAAATATTAAAAATGGAACTCAAGCAGATGCAGAAGCACAAATTGATAATTTACTTGAAATTATAAAAGTATATGGAAAATAA
- a CDS encoding manganese efflux pump MntP, protein MLEVLILAFALSMDAFAVSIGLGIKNKACLKTLALKAGLFFGIFQALMPFLGFLGGIGLREYIQGYDKIVAFVLLLAIGGKMIYEAFNENVEEEISQITNKILLTLAIATSLDAMAAGYSLHLFNLNIYLSLFVIGFTTFIISYIGVYVGSRGGEKYETKAEILGGVVLILIGLKILLF, encoded by the coding sequence ATGTTAGAAGTTTTAATTTTGGCATTTGCTCTATCTATGGATGCATTTGCCGTTTCTATTGGGCTTGGAATAAAAAATAAAGCCTGTTTAAAAACACTTGCTTTAAAAGCTGGTTTGTTTTTTGGTATTTTTCAAGCACTTATGCCATTTTTAGGCTTTTTAGGTGGAATTGGATTAAGAGAGTATATTCAAGGATACGATAAAATCGTAGCATTTGTCTTACTTCTTGCTATTGGTGGAAAGATGATTTATGAAGCATTTAATGAAAATGTAGAAGAAGAGATAAGTCAAATCACAAATAAAATTTTATTAACTTTAGCAATTGCAACAAGTCTTGATGCTATGGCTGCTGGATATAGTCTTCACTTATTTAATCTAAATATTTATTTATCACTATTTGTTATTGGGTTTACAACATTTATTATTAGCTATATTGGGGTTTATGTCGGAAGCCGTGGCGGTGAAAAATATGAAACAAAAGCTGAAATTTTAGGTGGAGTTGTTTTAATATTAATAGGTCTTAAAATTTTACTTTTTTAA
- a CDS encoding helix-turn-helix domain-containing protein, protein MTKFYLKDLISSNYNCEKNIIKNSFPFEIGTDYMEKIHIQEGLLFLKTNYNIEKPIFLEAKQEERKFVITISLKGNTTYINSDKKVLPFKEGFTTISLFENTQGFREFKDKQINQVRFILNESFLRRNFQKSLVEKYFFKKQNLQLLDFNLTSIQSQFLLNDILNCSLVGELANIYKQGKIFELLSLEISKLQNNEDIITLNDYDKRAILKAKEILLDNIQNPPSIVGLAKMVHLSEVKLKRGFKQMYKTSPYQLLVSHKMNLAKNMLQSGEYNINEIALQVGYKFANNFTNAFYKEFKIRPKDILKK, encoded by the coding sequence ATGACTAAATTTTATTTAAAAGATTTGATTAGTTCAAATTATAATTGTGAAAAAAACATCATAAAAAATAGTTTTCCTTTTGAAATAGGAACTGATTATATGGAAAAAATACATATACAAGAGGGGCTTTTATTTTTAAAAACAAACTATAATATAGAAAAACCTATCTTTTTAGAAGCAAAACAAGAAGAGAGAAAATTTGTAATTACTATATCACTCAAAGGAAATACAACTTATATAAATAGTGATAAAAAAGTTTTACCTTTTAAAGAGGGATTTACAACAATATCATTGTTTGAAAATACACAAGGTTTTAGAGAGTTTAAAGATAAACAGATAAATCAAGTTAGATTTATTTTAAATGAAAGTTTTTTAAGAAGAAATTTTCAGAAAAGTTTAGTTGAAAAATATTTTTTTAAGAAACAAAACTTACAACTATTAGATTTTAATTTGACTTCTATTCAATCTCAATTTTTATTAAATGATATATTAAATTGCAGTCTTGTTGGTGAGTTAGCTAACATATACAAACAAGGTAAAATTTTTGAGTTATTATCTTTAGAAATTTCAAAGTTACAGAATAATGAAGATATTATAACTTTAAATGATTATGATAAAAGGGCAATTTTAAAAGCAAAAGAGATATTATTGGATAATATACAAAATCCACCATCGATTGTTGGCTTAGCAAAAATGGTTCATTTAAGTGAGGTAAAATTGAAAAGAGGTTTTAAACAAATGTATAAAACTTCTCCTTATCAACTTTTAGTATCTCATAAAATGAACCTTGCAAAAAATATGCTTCAAAGCGGTGAATACAACATCAATGAAATAGCTTTGCAAGTTGGTTATAAGTTTGCAAATAATTTCACTAATGCTTTTTATAAAGAGTTTAAAATACGACCTAAAGATATTTTAAAAAAGTAA
- a CDS encoding TonB-dependent receptor domain-containing protein yields the protein MKSNHTKLIKLSPLLIPYILFAQTTVLDEIEIKEKKEIKTNSMNIDLEKTEQEQANSFKEIFKNNSSIEIGGGAINVQRIYLRGIESSNLDISLDGAKQGKNMFQHRSNELGINTDLLKVVNIKTSPDATKNSALGGSIEMTTKDAQDFVKGNKNYGAIFKTGYNTNANQKLGSATAYQVFNDNIGAYASISGVNSDNYKDGNNNEEIATAYHDRDYLFKISMLNANDHDLRLTINHNENSGDTRWRGTEYRPLPSELEKIVSSTTNYALQHNYNPSNLINLDTDLNLTDISLEREDENQKYENQNIGLKVQNHFDFDISSTSNRVSIGAQLQKENGEGPLVPHNLDKNITQYSDLDTSTKSLFVQNRTEIGSLGIDYGLRFDKYDFETGLGKASDDTFSPNVGVDYSITPNSLIYANYGKASRMTGLIPFTWTLNTKIGSTYSKDLEAEKSTRYETGYKYEKRDTFLDNDYITFNANIFKTTIEDLIVSKDTNCVNGICGSGEGGRTLQDIYNRSDDFESKGFELKVSYSYDIFSTTLGYTQIDTNNINSDTGGVVDINEDQNIRRVGGYDSKKFIWNNGIEITKDLAMDYTLNAVSGTDVLDSNNNEIRRAGYTTHDINMKYKLNSDWTLFLAVNNLTDKQYAKATTISTKNQADVYRYEMGRDYRFALKYEF from the coding sequence ATGAAATCTAATCATACTAAACTCATAAAACTATCTCCTCTTCTTATCCCTTACATTTTATTTGCACAAACAACAGTTCTTGATGAAATAGAAATAAAAGAAAAAAAAGAGATAAAAACAAATTCTATGAATATTGATTTAGAAAAAACAGAACAAGAGCAAGCAAACTCTTTTAAAGAAATTTTTAAAAATAATTCATCAATTGAGATTGGTGGAGGAGCTATAAATGTACAAAGAATATATTTAAGAGGAATTGAAAGTTCAAATTTAGATATTTCTCTTGATGGAGCAAAACAAGGTAAAAATATGTTTCAACATCGAAGTAATGAATTAGGAATTAATACTGATTTATTAAAAGTTGTAAATATAAAAACATCACCTGATGCAACTAAAAATTCTGCTTTAGGTGGAAGTATAGAAATGACTACAAAAGATGCCCAAGATTTTGTAAAAGGAAATAAAAATTATGGAGCTATTTTTAAAACGGGATACAATACAAATGCCAATCAAAAACTTGGTAGTGCAACAGCTTATCAAGTTTTTAATGATAATATAGGAGCCTATGCAAGTATAAGTGGAGTAAATAGCGATAATTATAAAGATGGAAATAATAATGAAGAGATAGCAACAGCCTATCATGATAGAGATTATTTATTTAAAATAAGTATGTTAAATGCAAATGATCATGATTTAAGATTAACTATCAATCATAATGAAAACAGTGGAGATACAAGATGGAGGGGAACAGAATATAGACCTTTGCCATCAGAACTTGAAAAAATTGTTTCTTCTACTACAAACTATGCTTTACAACACAACTATAATCCTAGTAATTTAATAAATTTAGATACAGATTTAAATTTAACAGATATAAGTTTAGAAAGAGAAGATGAAAATCAAAAATATGAAAATCAGAATATTGGACTAAAAGTACAAAATCATTTTGATTTTGATATTTCTTCAACTTCTAATAGAGTATCAATAGGAGCTCAACTTCAAAAGGAAAATGGTGAAGGTCCACTTGTTCCTCATAATTTAGATAAAAATATCACTCAATATTCAGATTTAGATACATCAACAAAGTCACTATTTGTACAAAATAGAACTGAAATTGGCTCTTTAGGTATAGATTATGGTTTAAGATTTGATAAATATGATTTTGAAACTGGTTTAGGAAAAGCAAGTGATGATACATTTTCTCCAAATGTAGGAGTTGATTATTCAATAACTCCTAATTCTTTAATATACGCAAACTATGGAAAAGCAAGTAGAATGACAGGACTTATTCCTTTCACTTGGACTCTAAATACTAAAATAGGTTCGACTTATTCAAAAGATTTAGAAGCAGAAAAATCTACAAGATATGAAACAGGATATAAATATGAAAAAAGAGATACATTTTTAGATAATGATTACATAACTTTTAATGCGAATATTTTTAAAACAACAATAGAAGATTTAATAGTATCAAAAGACACTAATTGTGTAAATGGAATTTGTGGAAGTGGAGAAGGAGGAAGAACTTTACAAGATATCTATAATCGTTCAGATGATTTTGAATCAAAAGGTTTTGAATTAAAAGTTTCATATAGTTACGATATTTTTTCAACAACTTTAGGATATACACAAATTGATACAAATAATATAAATAGTGATACTGGTGGTGTTGTAGATATAAATGAAGATCAAAATATAAGAAGAGTTGGTGGATATGATAGTAAAAAATTTATTTGGAATAATGGTATTGAAATCACAAAAGATTTAGCTATGGATTATACTTTAAATGCTGTATCTGGAACTGATGTCCTAGATAGTAATAACAATGAAATAAGAAGAGCAGGATATACAACTCACGATATAAATATGAAATATAAACTAAATTCTGATTGGACTTTATTTTTAGCAGTTAATAACTTAACAGATAAACAATATGCAAAAGCTACAACAATATCTACAAAAAACCAAGCTGATGTTTATAGATATGAAATGGGAAGAGATTATAGATTTGCTTTAAAATATGAGTTTTAA